In a single window of the Burkholderia contaminans genome:
- a CDS encoding aldehyde dehydrogenase family protein → MMKIQNLIDGRHCDAAAGRTFEKLAPATGDYVAAVPASTAEDVDRAVRAAHAALHGDAWARAGGPARARWLLRLADLVERDRDALAECLAVEQGRPLAEMRMMDLPMCIDTLRYFAGWADKLEGRTIPTDGFMGRPTLSYTRRAPVGVAGQIIPWNAPLMIAVWKLAPALAAGCPVVIKPSEDAPLAVARLGELVCEAGLPAGVVNIVHGVGAEVGAALVAHPLVNKISFTGSTEVGRAIAGVAAKTFKRVTLELGGKAAQIVFADTDLDRAIPSLMAGMFANQGQTCAAGSRVLAHRSIAHALEERLADAARAMRVGPPSEPGVQMGALINPRHLARVRALVDGALAEGAVMLAGDEQVPPRGCFMRPTILGGVHPGMRIARDEVFGPVGMVMPFETEDDAVRVANDTPFGLSASVWTQDVGTAHRVAERLDIGAVAINAWSPIDARLPWGGTKQSGIGRDLSKAALDSYLEEKIITAAL, encoded by the coding sequence ATGATGAAAATTCAGAATCTGATCGACGGCAGGCATTGCGACGCAGCGGCCGGCCGTACCTTCGAAAAACTGGCGCCGGCGACCGGCGACTACGTGGCCGCCGTGCCCGCATCGACCGCCGAAGACGTCGATCGCGCGGTGCGTGCCGCGCACGCCGCGCTGCACGGCGACGCGTGGGCCCGAGCTGGCGGCCCGGCCCGCGCCCGCTGGCTGCTTCGGCTGGCGGACCTGGTAGAGCGCGACCGTGACGCGCTGGCGGAATGCCTGGCCGTCGAACAAGGGCGCCCGCTTGCCGAGATGCGGATGATGGACCTGCCGATGTGCATCGACACGCTGCGCTACTTCGCCGGCTGGGCCGACAAGCTCGAGGGCCGCACGATTCCGACCGACGGCTTCATGGGCCGCCCGACCCTCAGCTACACGCGGCGTGCGCCGGTGGGCGTCGCCGGTCAGATCATCCCGTGGAACGCGCCGTTGATGATCGCCGTGTGGAAGCTCGCGCCGGCGCTCGCGGCCGGCTGCCCGGTGGTCATCAAGCCGTCGGAGGACGCGCCGCTGGCCGTCGCCCGGCTCGGCGAGCTCGTCTGCGAAGCCGGCCTGCCCGCCGGGGTCGTCAACATCGTCCACGGCGTGGGCGCGGAAGTCGGCGCCGCGCTGGTCGCGCACCCGCTCGTGAACAAGATCAGCTTCACCGGCAGCACCGAAGTCGGCCGCGCGATCGCGGGCGTGGCAGCGAAGACCTTCAAGCGCGTCACGCTCGAACTCGGCGGCAAGGCCGCGCAGATCGTGTTCGCGGATACCGATCTCGACCGGGCGATTCCGTCGTTGATGGCCGGCATGTTCGCGAACCAGGGGCAGACGTGCGCGGCCGGCTCGCGCGTGCTCGCGCACCGCTCGATCGCGCACGCGCTCGAAGAACGGCTTGCCGACGCGGCCCGGGCGATGCGCGTCGGTCCGCCGTCGGAGCCCGGCGTGCAGATGGGCGCGCTGATCAACCCGCGCCACCTCGCGCGCGTCCGCGCGCTCGTCGACGGCGCGCTCGCCGAAGGCGCGGTGATGCTCGCCGGCGACGAACAGGTGCCGCCGCGCGGCTGCTTCATGCGCCCGACGATTCTGGGCGGGGTCCATCCGGGCATGCGGATCGCCCGCGACGAGGTGTTCGGCCCGGTCGGCATGGTGATGCCGTTCGAGACCGAGGACGACGCCGTTCGCGTCGCCAACGACACGCCGTTCGGCCTGTCGGCGTCGGTGTGGACGCAGGACGTCGGCACCGCGCACCGCGTCGCCGAGCGGCTCGACATCGGCGCGGTCGCGATCAATGCGTGGAGCCCGATCGACGCACGCCTGCCGTGGGGCGGCACCAAGCAAAGCGGGATCGGGCGCGACCTGTCGAAGGCCGCCCTCGATTCGTACCTCGAGGAAAAGATCATCACCGCAGCCCTGTGA
- a CDS encoding aspartate aminotransferase family protein codes for MDYQKRQKRFWHPMSSAAAGHTTPTVIIERGDGNYVYDVDGHRMLDGVGGLWNVNVGHNRPEVKSAIARQMDELSYYQTFDGVAHPRVYDLADRLCAMFAQEDMQRVMFGSGGSDAIETALKMARQYWVAAGEPSRTKFLSLRNGYHGVHMGGTSIGGNGVYHYNHGPLLPGCVLLDTPWLYRNPWNCDDPHQLVEHCIRQLEETIAFHGPQTIAAFVAEPVQGAGGLIVPPADYWARVRAVCDRNGILLIADEVVTGFGRTGSLLGSRGWGVAADILCVAKGISAGYVPLGATLYNGRIADAIEHGAGFSHVVMHGYTYSGHPLACAASLAVLDIVEAEDLPGNAARVGQRLLEQLLPLKADFETVGDVRGKGLMLALDLVTDKASRTPLDPGQGFAARVADAARRRGVLVRAIANKVVISPPLTLQPGEADFMAVTLREALQECCADSRAIA; via the coding sequence ATGGACTATCAAAAGCGTCAAAAACGATTCTGGCACCCGATGAGCTCGGCGGCCGCCGGGCATACGACTCCCACCGTGATCATCGAGCGCGGCGACGGCAACTACGTGTACGACGTCGACGGCCACCGCATGCTCGACGGCGTCGGCGGACTGTGGAACGTCAACGTCGGCCACAACCGGCCGGAAGTGAAAAGCGCGATCGCGCGGCAGATGGACGAGCTGTCGTACTACCAGACCTTCGACGGCGTCGCCCATCCGCGCGTCTACGATCTGGCCGACCGCCTGTGCGCGATGTTCGCGCAGGAAGACATGCAGCGGGTGATGTTCGGCAGCGGCGGCTCCGACGCGATCGAGACCGCGCTCAAGATGGCGCGCCAGTACTGGGTCGCCGCGGGCGAGCCGTCGCGCACGAAATTCCTGTCGCTGCGCAACGGCTATCACGGCGTGCACATGGGCGGCACGTCGATCGGCGGCAACGGCGTCTACCATTACAATCATGGCCCGCTGCTGCCCGGCTGCGTGCTGCTCGACACGCCGTGGCTCTATCGCAATCCGTGGAATTGCGACGATCCGCACCAGCTCGTCGAGCACTGCATCCGGCAGCTCGAGGAAACGATCGCGTTCCACGGCCCGCAGACCATTGCCGCATTCGTCGCCGAACCGGTGCAGGGCGCCGGCGGCCTGATCGTCCCGCCGGCCGATTACTGGGCGCGCGTGCGGGCCGTGTGCGACCGCAACGGCATCCTGCTGATCGCCGACGAGGTGGTCACCGGCTTCGGCCGCACCGGCAGCCTGCTCGGCAGCCGCGGCTGGGGCGTCGCCGCCGACATCCTGTGCGTCGCCAAGGGCATCTCCGCCGGCTACGTGCCGCTCGGCGCGACGCTGTACAACGGGCGGATCGCCGACGCGATCGAACATGGCGCGGGCTTCTCGCACGTGGTCATGCACGGCTATACGTACAGCGGCCATCCGCTCGCGTGCGCCGCGTCGCTCGCGGTGCTCGACATCGTCGAGGCCGAGGATCTGCCGGGCAACGCGGCGCGGGTCGGACAGCGCCTGCTCGAGCAATTGCTGCCGCTGAAGGCCGACTTCGAGACGGTCGGCGACGTCCGCGGCAAGGGGCTGATGCTGGCGCTCGATCTGGTGACCGACAAGGCCAGCCGCACGCCGCTCGATCCGGGCCAGGGGTTCGCCGCCCGCGTGGCCGATGCCGCGCGTCGGCGCGGCGTGCTGGTGCGGGCGATCGCGAACAAGGTGGTGATCTCGCCGCCGCTCACGCTGCAGCCTGGCGAAGCCGACTTCATGGCCGTGACACTGCGCGAGGCGTTGCAGGAGTGCTGCGCGGATTCGCGCGCGATCGCCTGA
- a CDS encoding cytochrome b: MDNQAIAFPAEKYPLALRLLHWVRAILIGAQLWTGWTMVRLDDNLPAKFDWYYPTHKEFGVLTLLVVVTQLAIRAMKPLPPLPSTLPTLDRTLAKIGHYLLYALAIIVPLMGYSMSSTYTQSDGVPFFFFRVPELLPKNDHWFEAFQWLHKTLAYTLLALIVLHVLGALKHRFFDRNPENDVLRRML, from the coding sequence ATGGACAACCAGGCCATTGCATTCCCCGCGGAGAAATACCCGCTCGCGCTTCGGTTGCTGCACTGGGTCAGGGCGATCCTGATCGGCGCGCAGCTGTGGACCGGCTGGACGATGGTCCGGCTCGACGACAACCTGCCGGCCAAGTTCGACTGGTACTACCCGACGCACAAGGAGTTCGGCGTGCTCACGCTGCTGGTGGTCGTCACGCAACTGGCGATTCGCGCGATGAAGCCGTTGCCGCCGCTGCCCTCCACGCTGCCGACGCTCGATCGCACGCTCGCGAAGATCGGCCATTACCTGCTGTATGCGCTCGCGATCATCGTGCCGCTGATGGGCTATTCGATGTCCAGCACGTATACGCAGAGCGACGGCGTGCCGTTCTTCTTTTTCCGCGTACCCGAGCTGCTGCCGAAGAACGACCATTGGTTCGAGGCGTTTCAGTGGCTGCACAAAACGCTCGCCTATACGTTGCTCGCGCTCATCGTGCTGCATGTGCTTGGCGCGCTGAAACACCGGTTCTTCGACCGCAACCCGGAAAACGACGTGCTGCGACGGATGCTGTAA
- a CDS encoding porin, producing MKKMMAAVSAASAMGFGLTAHAQSTVTLYGLIDEGVNFTSNAGGSKAYQMVSGDTVGSNWGLKGTEDLGGGIRALFQLENGFNASTGALGVTSRMFGRQAYVGLDSDRFGTLTFGRQYDPTLDMWSTFTATGNWLGDFGAHPYDNDNADWDYRIQNSVKYVSPSYAGFKGEVLYGLANQAGGFARNRVYSAAVQYQAGAFSAAVAYLKANNGGATAGGALSSDDTVFSGRAQQNIDAGASYKFSDKLTLSAAYSHVDVTNPESNLYFANQPAAGSQNAWKFDNFEVNGQYFFRPDLWLGAAYIYTHAHVATAAGDASPNWHQVSMMLDYDLSKRTSTYIQGAYQHATGHTGTDFDYAHVLGTAGQSSGRNQLALRVGMMHRF from the coding sequence ATGAAGAAGATGATGGCGGCCGTATCGGCCGCGAGCGCCATGGGATTCGGCCTGACGGCCCATGCGCAAAGCACCGTGACGCTGTACGGCCTGATCGACGAAGGCGTCAATTTCACGAGCAACGCGGGCGGCAGCAAGGCTTACCAGATGGTCAGCGGCGATACCGTCGGCAGCAACTGGGGGCTGAAAGGCACCGAGGATCTCGGCGGCGGGATCAGAGCGCTGTTCCAGCTCGAGAACGGCTTCAACGCGAGCACCGGCGCGCTCGGCGTGACGTCGCGGATGTTCGGCAGGCAAGCCTACGTCGGCCTCGATTCCGACCGGTTCGGCACGCTCACGTTCGGCCGCCAGTACGACCCCACGCTCGACATGTGGAGTACCTTCACCGCCACCGGCAACTGGCTCGGCGACTTCGGCGCGCACCCGTACGACAACGACAACGCCGATTGGGACTACCGCATCCAGAACAGCGTCAAGTACGTGTCGCCCTCCTACGCCGGCTTCAAGGGCGAAGTGCTCTACGGGCTCGCGAACCAGGCGGGGGGCTTCGCGCGGAACCGCGTCTATAGCGCCGCCGTGCAGTACCAGGCGGGCGCGTTCTCCGCCGCCGTCGCGTACCTGAAGGCCAACAACGGCGGCGCGACCGCGGGCGGTGCGTTGTCGAGCGACGATACGGTCTTCAGCGGCCGCGCGCAGCAGAACATCGATGCGGGCGCATCGTACAAGTTCAGCGACAAGCTGACGCTGTCCGCCGCGTATTCGCACGTCGACGTGACCAACCCCGAGTCGAATCTGTACTTCGCGAACCAGCCGGCGGCAGGCTCGCAGAACGCGTGGAAATTCGACAACTTCGAGGTCAACGGCCAGTATTTCTTCCGGCCGGACCTCTGGCTCGGCGCCGCCTATATCTACACGCATGCGCATGTCGCGACGGCGGCGGGCGATGCGTCGCCGAACTGGCACCAGGTGTCGATGATGCTCGACTACGATCTGAGCAAGCGAACCTCGACGTACATCCAGGGCGCGTACCAGCATGCAACCGGCCATACCGGCACCGATTTCGACTACGCGCACGTGCTCGGCACGGCCGGGCAGTCGTCGGGCCGCAACCAGCTGGCGTTGCGCGTCGGGATGATGCATCGGTTCTGA
- a CDS encoding porin yields the protein MKGWFRMVAWCGCGAVAPAFAQSSVTLYGSLDTGVTYTSDVASAPRGGRQLALQAGVSRNDVWGLTGREDLGGANYAVFRLESQFQTSDGALTVPGSAFSSQAYVGLGGDWGTVTLGRQFDFVGDLMPAFAIGANTPAGLLAWGLPANASAGGALDNRVWGVQVNNAVKYVSPTFGGLSFGGLWGFGNVPGTVARSSVQSAMLSYTQGAFSAALAYFGQHDVTAGGNLRNFSGGAGYNVGQFRVFGMVSDVRISAAAPLRATTYDGGLTYAVTPALQLGGGFQYQQRGGDIGSANQVTLSADYSLSKRTGLYVVFARGHDSAYGAQVEAALGGAASGSTQTAVRLGLRHQF from the coding sequence ATGAAAGGGTGGTTCCGGATGGTGGCATGGTGCGGCTGCGGTGCCGTCGCACCGGCGTTCGCGCAATCGAGCGTGACGCTCTACGGTTCGCTGGACACGGGCGTGACCTATACGAGCGACGTGGCGTCCGCCCCGCGTGGCGGGCGCCAGCTCGCGTTGCAGGCCGGCGTGTCGCGCAACGACGTGTGGGGCCTGACGGGCAGGGAGGATCTCGGCGGCGCCAACTATGCGGTCTTTCGGCTCGAAAGCCAGTTCCAGACCTCCGACGGCGCGCTGACCGTGCCCGGCTCCGCATTCAGTTCGCAAGCCTACGTCGGGCTCGGCGGCGACTGGGGGACCGTGACGCTCGGGCGCCAGTTCGATTTCGTCGGCGATCTGATGCCGGCTTTCGCGATCGGCGCGAACACGCCGGCCGGCCTGCTCGCGTGGGGCTTGCCGGCGAATGCGTCGGCGGGCGGTGCGCTCGACAACCGCGTGTGGGGCGTCCAGGTGAACAATGCGGTGAAGTACGTGAGCCCGACGTTCGGCGGATTGTCGTTCGGCGGCCTGTGGGGCTTCGGCAACGTGCCCGGCACGGTCGCGCGCAGCAGCGTGCAAAGCGCGATGCTGTCCTACACGCAAGGCGCGTTCAGCGCCGCGCTCGCTTATTTCGGCCAGCACGATGTAACTGCCGGTGGCAATCTGCGCAATTTCTCGGGCGGTGCAGGCTACAACGTCGGGCAGTTCCGCGTCTTCGGCATGGTGTCGGACGTGCGGATCAGCGCCGCCGCGCCGCTGCGGGCCACGACCTATGACGGCGGCTTGACCTATGCGGTCACGCCGGCGTTGCAGCTCGGCGGCGGCTTCCAGTACCAGCAGCGCGGCGGCGACATCGGCTCGGCCAACCAGGTCACGTTGAGCGCCGACTATTCGCTGTCGAAGCGTACCGGCCTTTACGTGGTATTCGCACGCGGGCACGACAGTGCGTATGGCGCGCAGGTCGAGGCGGCGCTCGGCGGGGCGGCGTCCGGCTCGACGCAGACCGCGGTCCGGCTCGGGCTGCGGCATCAGTTCTGA
- a CDS encoding IclR family transcriptional regulator yields MSSLTKMLSILDVFSSSATSMTAEEIAEHMGFSRTTCYRYVKELASVGLLVGTNGRYTLGPRIIHLDYNMRQSDPTLTAAKPVIQKLVQVTGGDALVSTLFDEQIINVMHETGAENLQLGFGRGRIMPLFQGASSKVIVAAMSRARLKRLHERHNAELGEFASDWTQFWRACQQIVDAGYWISRGELDEGFVGIAAPIRTASSGEVNSSLSLVFRAEHFALFDEHVLGKLLIDATAQIGDAT; encoded by the coding sequence ATGTCGAGCCTCACCAAAATGCTGTCCATCCTCGACGTCTTCTCTTCGTCCGCGACGTCGATGACGGCCGAGGAAATCGCCGAACACATGGGCTTTTCGCGCACCACGTGCTATCGCTACGTGAAGGAACTGGCCTCCGTCGGCCTGCTCGTCGGCACCAACGGCCGCTATACGCTGGGCCCGCGCATCATCCATCTCGACTACAACATGCGGCAGTCGGACCCGACGCTCACCGCCGCGAAGCCCGTGATCCAGAAGCTGGTTCAGGTCACCGGCGGCGACGCGCTCGTGTCGACGCTGTTCGACGAGCAGATCATCAACGTGATGCACGAAACCGGCGCCGAGAACCTGCAACTGGGCTTCGGCCGCGGCCGCATCATGCCGCTGTTTCAGGGCGCGTCGTCGAAAGTGATCGTCGCCGCGATGTCGCGCGCGCGGCTGAAGCGCCTGCACGAACGCCACAACGCCGAGCTGGGCGAGTTCGCGAGCGACTGGACGCAGTTCTGGCGCGCCTGCCAGCAGATCGTCGACGCGGGATACTGGATTTCGCGCGGCGAACTCGATGAAGGGTTCGTCGGCATCGCCGCACCGATTCGCACGGCCAGCAGCGGCGAGGTCAACAGCAGCCTGTCGCTGGTCTTTCGCGCCGAACACTTCGCGCTGTTCGACGAGCACGTGCTCGGCAAGCTGCTGATCGACGCGACCGCGCAGATCGGCGACGCGACCTGA
- a CDS encoding NAD-dependent succinate-semialdehyde dehydrogenase: protein MTPHAQRDYASLHLYIDGRFLQADGRRTQPVLDPGTGSVLGDLPHATPADIDAAVRAAHCAFATWRRESPLARSDILRRAAALVRERAPAIGRHITMDQGKPLREAIAEVVSSAEQLEWHAEEGRRTYGRVVPSRSPDVAQTVLREPIGVCAAFSPWNFPFSQAMHKIAAALASGCTLVLKGPEESPSAIVALARIFHDAGLPAGCLNVVWGVPADVSTQLIESPLVRKISFTGSVPVGKQLAALAASHMKRMTMELGGHAPVLVCADAEIERAATILAAYKFRNAGQVCVSPTRFFVQRPVFDRFVGAYIDAVGKIRVGHGLDEATTMGPLAHARRVSEIDAFVADAKAKGAEIAAGGTRLSAAGPGHYFAPTVVLGPARDTRLMNEEPFGPIVGIVPFDALDDALDEANRLPFGLASYAFTTSARDAHRIGRALEAGMVNINHFGMGPAEIPFGGVKDSGFGSEGGTETFDGYLVTKFITQMN, encoded by the coding sequence ATGACACCTCATGCGCAACGCGATTACGCGTCGCTCCATCTGTATATCGACGGCCGGTTCCTTCAGGCCGACGGCCGCCGCACGCAGCCCGTGCTCGATCCGGGAACCGGCAGCGTGCTCGGCGACCTGCCGCATGCGACGCCGGCCGATATCGACGCCGCCGTGCGCGCCGCGCATTGTGCGTTCGCGACGTGGCGACGCGAGTCGCCGCTCGCGCGCTCGGACATCCTGCGTCGCGCGGCTGCGCTGGTGCGCGAGCGTGCGCCGGCGATCGGCCGCCACATCACGATGGACCAGGGCAAGCCGCTTCGCGAGGCGATCGCCGAGGTCGTGTCGTCCGCCGAGCAGCTCGAATGGCATGCGGAGGAGGGGCGTCGCACCTACGGCCGCGTCGTGCCGTCGCGCTCGCCGGACGTCGCGCAGACAGTGTTGCGCGAACCGATCGGCGTGTGCGCGGCGTTCTCTCCGTGGAATTTTCCGTTCAGCCAGGCGATGCACAAGATCGCGGCCGCGCTTGCGTCTGGGTGCACGCTGGTGCTGAAAGGACCGGAGGAATCGCCGAGCGCGATCGTCGCGCTCGCGCGCATCTTTCACGATGCCGGCTTGCCCGCGGGCTGCCTGAACGTCGTCTGGGGCGTGCCGGCCGACGTGTCCACGCAGCTGATCGAGTCGCCGCTCGTGCGCAAGATCTCGTTCACGGGTTCGGTGCCGGTCGGCAAGCAACTGGCGGCGCTCGCCGCGTCGCACATGAAGCGCATGACCATGGAGCTGGGCGGGCATGCGCCGGTGCTGGTCTGCGCGGACGCAGAAATCGAGCGTGCCGCGACGATACTGGCTGCGTACAAGTTTCGCAATGCCGGGCAGGTTTGCGTGTCGCCGACGCGTTTCTTCGTGCAGCGCCCGGTGTTCGACCGGTTCGTCGGCGCGTATATCGACGCGGTCGGCAAGATTCGTGTCGGCCATGGGTTGGACGAGGCGACCACGATGGGGCCGCTTGCGCACGCGCGGCGCGTATCCGAGATCGACGCGTTTGTCGCCGATGCGAAGGCTAAAGGGGCGGAGATTGCCGCAGGCGGGACACGCTTGTCGGCGGCCGGGCCAGGGCACTATTTCGCACCGACGGTCGTGCTGGGCCCGGCCCGCGACACGCGGCTGATGAACGAGGAGCCGTTCGGCCCGATCGTCGGGATCGTGCCGTTCGACGCGCTCGACGATGCGCTGGACGAAGCGAACCGCTTGCCGTTCGGCCTCGCGTCGTACGCGTTCACGACGTCGGCGCGCGATGCGCACCGAATCGGCCGTGCGCTCGAAGCCGGCATGGTCAACATCAATCACTTCGGGATGGGGCCGGCGGAGATCCCGTTCGGCGGCGTGAAGGACAGCGGCTTCGGCAGCGAGGGCGGTACGGAGACGTTCGACGGCTATCTGGTCACCAAATTCATCACGCAGATGAACTGA
- a CDS encoding NIPSNAP family protein → MFVEQRTYTLVPGGVAEYLRLYAECGRGPQEHALGTMVGCFAMEIGPLNQLVYLWAFDSLDDRARRRAVLMADPEFRTFRGKVRHLLVRQENQILRQEIGGLLRAPPPAA, encoded by the coding sequence ATGTTTGTTGAACAACGCACCTACACGCTCGTGCCGGGCGGCGTCGCAGAGTATCTGCGGCTCTATGCGGAGTGCGGCCGCGGGCCGCAGGAGCATGCGCTCGGCACGATGGTCGGCTGTTTCGCGATGGAAATCGGACCGCTGAACCAGCTCGTCTATCTGTGGGCGTTCGATTCGCTCGACGATCGGGCCCGGCGTCGTGCCGTGCTGATGGCCGATCCCGAGTTCAGGACGTTTCGCGGCAAGGTTCGGCATCTGCTCGTCCGGCAGGAAAACCAGATTCTCCGACAGGAAATCGGCGGCCTGTTGCGTGCACCGCCGCCAGCCGCATGA
- a CDS encoding bifunctional 3-(3-hydroxy-phenyl)propionate/3-hydroxycinnamic acid hydroxylase, which translates to MKANNLNRTSVAIVGAGPNGVAMANLLGLYGVATVIIEKAADVVDFPRAVGIDDEALRMFQTAGLADELSRDIIQNVPLRMFKANGECFADIRPSNREFGWWRRNIFMQQLAEHTLRAGLARYPHVSLRTGEEVVGVEQDDRCVTLQVRGADGRQYALDADYVVAADGGRSPMRDWLDIKLAGTTHPIKWVVVDVKNAGLDQPCTALNCDPRRPNVCIYLPFNFRRWEFLVFPHEDAEAIARPESIRALIAPYVDDVERIEIVRARTYTHHSRVAERFVAGRVALVGDAAHLSPPWIGQGLNAGLRDVGNLAWKLAGVVNGTLDPGVIHTYESERRDHAKAMIDLADTFGAMLMPTNRLVAFLRDRFLGLARYAPGLKDYVLQMRFKPMPSYTRGVVLPGAPGDATGRMIAQPDVETADGVRRKLDDVLGPWFAIVGWQCDPQACLSDDDRAYWTALGATFVQVNRSRSGTGRARRVTSAHDSVCVEDVDNALAAWFDRHRGPLVVVRPDRYVAAQTDAAGMAGVTAAFQAFAPRQRETADVC; encoded by the coding sequence ATGAAAGCGAACAACCTGAACCGGACGTCGGTCGCGATCGTCGGCGCGGGCCCGAACGGCGTCGCGATGGCAAACCTGCTCGGCCTTTACGGTGTCGCGACGGTGATCATCGAGAAGGCAGCGGACGTCGTCGATTTTCCGCGCGCGGTCGGCATCGACGACGAAGCATTGCGGATGTTTCAGACCGCGGGGCTCGCTGACGAACTGAGCCGCGACATCATCCAGAACGTGCCGTTGCGCATGTTCAAGGCGAATGGCGAATGCTTTGCCGATATCCGCCCGTCAAACCGCGAATTCGGCTGGTGGCGGCGCAACATCTTCATGCAGCAACTGGCCGAACACACGCTGCGCGCGGGGCTGGCGCGCTATCCGCACGTATCGCTGCGGACCGGCGAGGAAGTGGTCGGCGTCGAACAGGACGATCGCTGCGTCACGTTGCAGGTGCGCGGTGCCGACGGCCGGCAATATGCGCTCGATGCCGACTACGTGGTGGCGGCCGACGGCGGGCGCAGCCCGATGCGCGACTGGCTCGACATCAAGCTGGCCGGCACGACGCACCCGATCAAATGGGTCGTGGTCGACGTGAAGAACGCCGGGCTCGACCAGCCGTGCACGGCGCTGAACTGCGACCCGCGCCGCCCGAACGTGTGCATCTATCTGCCGTTCAATTTCCGGCGCTGGGAGTTTCTCGTATTCCCGCATGAAGACGCGGAGGCGATTGCCCGGCCCGAATCGATCCGCGCGCTGATCGCGCCGTACGTCGACGACGTCGAGCGCATCGAGATCGTGCGCGCACGGACCTATACGCACCATTCTCGCGTGGCCGAGCGCTTCGTGGCGGGCCGCGTGGCGCTCGTCGGCGACGCCGCCCACCTGAGCCCGCCGTGGATCGGCCAGGGCCTGAATGCGGGCTTGCGCGACGTCGGCAATCTCGCGTGGAAACTGGCAGGCGTCGTGAACGGCACGCTCGATCCCGGCGTGATCCACACCTACGAATCGGAACGCCGCGACCACGCGAAGGCGATGATCGATCTCGCGGACACGTTCGGCGCGATGCTGATGCCGACCAACCGGCTCGTCGCGTTTCTGCGCGACCGGTTCCTCGGGCTCGCGCGATATGCGCCCGGCCTGAAGGACTACGTGCTGCAGATGCGTTTCAAGCCGATGCCGAGCTATACGCGGGGCGTCGTGCTGCCGGGCGCGCCGGGCGACGCGACGGGCAGGATGATCGCGCAGCCCGACGTCGAAACGGCCGACGGCGTGCGCCGCAAGCTCGACGACGTGCTCGGCCCGTGGTTCGCGATCGTCGGCTGGCAATGCGATCCGCAGGCGTGCCTGAGCGACGACGATCGCGCGTACTGGACGGCGCTGGGTGCGACCTTCGTTCAGGTCAATCGCTCGCGTAGCGGGACGGGCCGCGCACGGCGCGTGACGAGCGCCCACGACAGCGTGTGCGTCGAGGATGTCGACAACGCGCTGGCGGCATGGTTCGACCGGCATCGCGGGCCGCTCGTGGTCGTGCGCCCCGATCGCTACGTGGCCGCGCAGACGGACGCCGCCGGAATGGCCGGCGTGACCGCGGCGTTCCAGGCCTTTGCACCGCGACAACGGGAGACCGCGGATGTTTGTTGA
- a CDS encoding alpha/beta fold hydrolase has protein sequence MNTASVNEGWVDNDGLRLHYVSWGRDDAPTVVMLHGLRSYAHTWAPVAAALVDRYRVVALDQRGRGLSDWDPRRDYYAAAYVRDLDALVRALDLRRFVLVGHSMGGANAFVYAAAQLERYAERHAERHAVRLAGLVIEDMGPGASAGSPGSERIKRELKETPDAFVSWDDARTFWRRQRPNIAESALDSRIAHSLKEDEQGRIVWRHDAQGIAAARLAATPEQLVHLWPLILNLHVPTLLLRGGDSDFLSADVAAEMAAANAEIERIDIPGATHYVHDDQPDAFNRALRSWLDRLDDPAWRSGGAGE, from the coding sequence ATGAACACGGCGTCCGTCAACGAGGGATGGGTCGACAACGATGGATTGCGGCTGCACTACGTGAGCTGGGGGCGCGACGATGCGCCGACCGTGGTGATGCTGCACGGCTTGCGCAGTTACGCGCATACCTGGGCGCCCGTCGCCGCTGCGCTGGTCGACCGCTACCGGGTCGTCGCGCTCGATCAGCGCGGGCGCGGGCTGAGCGACTGGGATCCGCGACGGGACTACTACGCGGCCGCCTACGTGCGCGATCTCGACGCATTGGTGCGCGCGCTCGACCTGCGACGATTCGTGCTGGTCGGGCACTCGATGGGTGGCGCCAATGCATTCGTCTACGCGGCGGCGCAACTGGAACGGTACGCCGAACGGCACGCCGAAAGGCACGCCGTACGGCTCGCGGGCCTCGTGATCGAGGACATGGGCCCCGGCGCGTCGGCCGGCTCGCCGGGTTCGGAGCGCATCAAGCGCGAGCTGAAGGAAACGCCCGATGCGTTCGTGTCGTGGGACGACGCACGCACGTTCTGGCGACGCCAGCGGCCGAACATCGCGGAATCCGCGCTCGATTCGCGCATCGCGCATTCGCTGAAAGAAGACGAGCAGGGGAGGATCGTCTGGCGGCACGACGCGCAAGGGATTGCGGCCGCACGGCTCGCCGCGACACCGGAGCAGCTCGTCCATTTGTGGCCGCTGATCCTCAACCTGCACGTGCCGACGTTGCTGCTGCGCGGCGGCGACTCGGATTTCCTGTCCGCGGACGTGGCGGCCGAAATGGCGGCCGCCAATGCGGAAATCGAGCGGATCGACATTCCCGGGGCAACGCATTACGTGCATGACGATCAACCCGATGCATTCAATCGCGCATTGCGGTCGTGGCTCGATCGTCTCGATGATCCTGCATGGCGCAGCGGAGGCGCGGGCGAATGA